In the genome of Amphiura filiformis chromosome 4, Afil_fr2py, whole genome shotgun sequence, one region contains:
- the LOC140151228 gene encoding sialidase-1-like: protein MYKLHIIHCLISCSVISFISATINPVIYEEQILWVSGQQAEIKEYRTPILIRTPPGDILAFAAGRKVSGGDASAKMITMRRSTDGGSNFHTTEVIVDDGDATPDGLNLGNIIIDKEKGSIIILYCFCVRDRCIPSRPASTFMTRSFDWGYSWTPPVDLGVKSKDFEGWHWCPGPGYGIQKMHAPKKGRLIACGHSGVFATMIMTCIYSDDHGDTWHKGAHAVGLPYGVDKKTGDFSPGEPQMIELPNGTLLCSVRNEKHYHCKCRMWFTSTDGGHTFPIEQLRMDATLVDPPCQGSLLLHNNITFFSNPASESQRVNMTLRWSFDYGMTWSGFLNVYSKGSEYSCLTSIDDNHLGLLYERDGYKEISFAKIRLYADGYRSSKKALQYNSKKVGLT from the exons atgtataaattACACATTATTCATTGTTTGATTAGTTGTTCAGTTATCAGTTTTATTTCTGCAACTATCAACCCTGTTATCTACGAGGAGCAGATATTATGGGTATCAGGACAACAGGCAGAAATCAAAGAATACAGAACGCCAATTTTGATTCGCACACCACCGGGTGATATCTTGGCATTCGCGGCAGGTCGCAAGGTTAGTGGCGGGGATGCTTCGGCCAAGATGATCACCATGCGTCGCTCTACAGATGGTGGCTCTAACTTTCATACAACTGAGGTGATTGTTGACGATGGAGACGCTACTCCTGATGGACTAAATCTTGGCAATATTATCATAGATAAAGAGAAAGGTTCCATTATCATTTTGTACTGTTTTTGTGTCCGTGATCGGTGTATTCCCAGCAGACCTGCATCAACTTTCATGACAAGAAGTTTTGATTGGGGCTATTCATGGACTCCTCCAGTAGATTTGGGAGTGAAATCCAAGGATTTTGAAGGCTGGCATTGGTGCCCTGGACCAGGATATGGGATTCAGAAGATGCATGCTCCAAAGAAAGGACGACTGATTGCATGCGGACACTCTGGTGTTTTCGCTACAATGATAATGACATGCATATATAGTGATG ATCATGGCGACACATGGCATAAGGGAGCACATGCTGTAGGACTACCTTATGGTGTGGACAAAAAAACAGGGGATTTTTCTCCAGGGGAACCTCAG ATGATAGAACTACCAAATGGTACATTACTCTGCAGTGTTCGAAACGAAAAGCATTATCACTGTAAATGTCGGATGTGGTTTACAAGCACAGATGGAGGACACACTTTTCCGATAGAGCAACTACGAATGGATGCAACCCTAGTAGACCCGCCATGCCAAGGAAGCCTTCTTCTCCATAATAACATAACATTCTTTTCAAACCCAGCTAGTGAGTCTCAGAGAGTTAACATGACTCTACGATGGAGTTTTGACTATGGAATGACGTGGTCAGGGTTTTTAAATGTGTACAGCAAAGGAAGTGAATACTCATGCCTCACATCAATTGATGACAATCATTTAGGGTTGCTTTATGAACGGGATGGTTATAAAGAAATTTCATTTGCCAAAATCAGATTGTATGCAGATGGATATAGGTCTAGTAAAAAAGCTCTCCAGTACAACAGCAAGAAAGTTGGCTTAACATGA
- the LOC140151230 gene encoding probable E3 ubiquitin-protein ligase MGRN1 isoform X1 — MGSLLARPNSDVQQLDITANSAYRYPPKSGCYFGSHFSMGGQRFETPQPEAYLFGENAELNYLGTRPSPFPYPAPQANEPTKTLKSLVNIRKDSIRLVKVMREATEDDEAPTDNLYTIEFVFDSEARTAITIYFFASEEVHGGHANYMARDPTLRSETFRYDRGASQQFKQPAFTVNPAAFDEDEFLYDPLKEVIPVVIQCVVEEGDEHAGHSHSTFATFEQTSDSVFAIKPMKQKQMVDGVYYLLQEIYGIENKNVADTAPKVEDDDYLEDNNSDCVICMSDARDTLILPCRHLCLCNGCADSLRYQASCCPICRAPFRALLQIRALRKIGSAVTTPVDDEENSVSQENVPAGYEAIPLGEALNGPTPVRQSVQGAEGGTASERAGSATSEGRSRRQRKKNRSSSAASLRSRSNTTEEHTTGFREESEVKSTVPNGGIPLVVSLPKTPDKAKTLPLNMDIMASADPPTYKQATGKVTLASPEKMDSTMSDLEISPSSTTDFTSSSINSKTTDEKLSSDATQAATSPSSPGEEDSPVCDYVVDLDPAESEFSSSMVRSSSSSGAAGLMFEETASPRSLQSSRDASAVNSQMSLGVELELPGTPVSTVSGDVRDRDSSASFNSSSSVRQLLSTPSNVQLEEAHGQDYV; from the exons GGTGCTATTTTGGAAGCCATTTTAGCATGGGAGGTCAGAGGTTTGAGACACCTCAACCAGAAGCCTACCTATTTGGTGAAAATGCAGAGCTTAACTACCTGGGAACAAGGCCATCACCA TTCCCATACCCAGCCCCTCAGGCTAATGAGCCAACCAAGACGTTGAAGAGTTTAGTTAACATCAGAAAAGACTCCATCAGATTAGTCAAAGTTATGAG AGAGGCTACAGAAGATGATGAAGCACCAACTGATAACCTGTACACCATAGAATTTGTATTTGATAGTGAAGCTAGAACAGCCATTACAATCTATTTCTTTGCATCAGAGGAGGTCCATGGTGGTCATGCTAA ttaCATGGCGCGGGATCCCACACTGCGCTCGGAGACATTTCGTTATGACAGAGGAGCTAGTCAACAGTTCAAGCAACCAGCATTCACAGTGAATCCAGCCGCATTTGACGAGGATGAA TTCTTGTATGATCCCTTGAAAGAAGTAATTCCAGTAGTAATCCAGTGTGTTGTGGAAGAGGGTGATGAACATGCAGGTCATAGTCACAGCACATTTGCCACATTTGAGCAGACAAGTGATAGTGTGTTTGCTATCAAaccaatgaaacaaaaacaaatggtGGATGGGGTGTATTACTTACTGCAGGAGATATATGGCATTGAGAATAAGAATGTTGCTGATACAGCACCTAAG GTTGAAGATGATGATTATTTGGAagacaataattctgattgtgTAATTTGTATGTCTGATGCTAGAGATACACTCATCTTACCTTGTAGACATCTGTGCTTATGTAATGGCTGTG cTGATTCACTAAGGTACCAAGCCAGTTGTTGTCCAATCTGCAGAGCAC CATTCCGAGCTTTGCTGCAAATCAGAGCATTGAGGAAGATAGGTTCAGCAGTCACAACTCCAGTAGATGATGAGGAGAACTCT GTTAGTCAAGAGAATGTACCAGCAGGTTATGAAGCCATTCCTTTGGGTGAAGCATTAAATGGACCAACTCCTGTAAGGCAAAGTGTTCAAGGAGCAGAAG GTGGTACAGCAAGTGAAAGAGCTGGTTCTGCAACAAGTGAAGGTCGAAGTAGAAGACAACGAAA GAAAAACCGTTCCAGTTCAGCAGCCTCCCTACGTAGTCGCTCCAACACAACAGAGGAACACACAACAGGATTCAGAGAAGAGAGCGAGGTGAAATCTACTGTACCCAATGGAGGCATTCCTCTGGTTGTTTCTCTACCCAAAACTCCAGACAAAGCTAAAACTTTACCCTTAAATATGGACATAATG GCATCAGCAGACCCTCCAACCTACAAGCAAGCAACAGGCAAAGTCACACTG GCATCACCAGAAAAGATGGACTCAACTATGTCAGACCTAGAGATCTCACCTTCATCAACAACAGACTTCACCAGCTCATCCATCAATAGCAAAACAACGGACGAGAAGTTATCTAGCGATGCAACTCAAGCAGCTACTAGTCCAAGTAGTCCAGGAGAGGAGGATTCACCGGTTTGTGATTATGTGGTTGACTTAGATCCAGCAG AGAGTGAATTCAGTAGCAGTATGGTgcggtcatcatcatcatcaggggCAGCTGGCCTCATGTTTGAAGAAACTGCCTCACCTCGGAGTCTACAATCCAGCAGAGATGCCAGCGCAGTCAATAGTCAAATGAGTCTTGGAGTGGAGTTGGAACTGCCCGGCACACCGGTCAGCACGGTCAGTGGGGATGTTCGGGACAGGGACAGTAGTGCTAGCTTTAACAGCAGCTCAAGCGTAAGGCAACTGCTGTCAACGCCTAGCAATGTCCAACTGGAAGAAGCACATGGGCAGGACTATGTCTAA
- the LOC140151230 gene encoding probable E3 ubiquitin-protein ligase MGRN1 isoform X2 — MGSLLARPNSDVQQLDITANSAYRYPPKSGCYFGSHFSMGGQRFETPQPEAYLFGENAELNYLGTRPSPFPYPAPQANEPTKTLKSLVNIRKDSIRLVKVMREATEDDEAPTDNLYTIEFVFDSEARTAITIYFFASEEVHGGHANYMARDPTLRSETFRYDRGASQQFKQPAFTVNPAAFDEDEFLYDPLKEVIPVVIQCVVEEGDEHAGHSHSTFATFEQTSDSVFAIKPMKQKQMVDGVYYLLQEIYGIENKNVADTAPKVEDDDYLEDNNSDCVICMSDARDTLILPCRHLCLCNGCADSLRYQASCCPICRAPFRALLQIRALRKIGSAVTTPVDDEENSVSQENVPAGYEAIPLGEALNGPTPVRQSVQGAEGGTASERAGSATSEGRSRRQRKKNRSSSAASLRSRSNTTEEHTTGFREESEVKSTVPNGGIPLVVSLPKTPDKAKTLPLNMDIMASADPPTYKQATGKVTLASPEKMDSTMSDLEISPSSTTDFTSSSINSKTTDEKLSSDATQAATSPSSPGEEDSPVCDYVVDLDPAESEFSSSMVRSSSSSGAAGLMFEETASPRSLQSSRDASAVNSQMSLGVELELPGTPVSTV, encoded by the exons GGTGCTATTTTGGAAGCCATTTTAGCATGGGAGGTCAGAGGTTTGAGACACCTCAACCAGAAGCCTACCTATTTGGTGAAAATGCAGAGCTTAACTACCTGGGAACAAGGCCATCACCA TTCCCATACCCAGCCCCTCAGGCTAATGAGCCAACCAAGACGTTGAAGAGTTTAGTTAACATCAGAAAAGACTCCATCAGATTAGTCAAAGTTATGAG AGAGGCTACAGAAGATGATGAAGCACCAACTGATAACCTGTACACCATAGAATTTGTATTTGATAGTGAAGCTAGAACAGCCATTACAATCTATTTCTTTGCATCAGAGGAGGTCCATGGTGGTCATGCTAA ttaCATGGCGCGGGATCCCACACTGCGCTCGGAGACATTTCGTTATGACAGAGGAGCTAGTCAACAGTTCAAGCAACCAGCATTCACAGTGAATCCAGCCGCATTTGACGAGGATGAA TTCTTGTATGATCCCTTGAAAGAAGTAATTCCAGTAGTAATCCAGTGTGTTGTGGAAGAGGGTGATGAACATGCAGGTCATAGTCACAGCACATTTGCCACATTTGAGCAGACAAGTGATAGTGTGTTTGCTATCAAaccaatgaaacaaaaacaaatggtGGATGGGGTGTATTACTTACTGCAGGAGATATATGGCATTGAGAATAAGAATGTTGCTGATACAGCACCTAAG GTTGAAGATGATGATTATTTGGAagacaataattctgattgtgTAATTTGTATGTCTGATGCTAGAGATACACTCATCTTACCTTGTAGACATCTGTGCTTATGTAATGGCTGTG cTGATTCACTAAGGTACCAAGCCAGTTGTTGTCCAATCTGCAGAGCAC CATTCCGAGCTTTGCTGCAAATCAGAGCATTGAGGAAGATAGGTTCAGCAGTCACAACTCCAGTAGATGATGAGGAGAACTCT GTTAGTCAAGAGAATGTACCAGCAGGTTATGAAGCCATTCCTTTGGGTGAAGCATTAAATGGACCAACTCCTGTAAGGCAAAGTGTTCAAGGAGCAGAAG GTGGTACAGCAAGTGAAAGAGCTGGTTCTGCAACAAGTGAAGGTCGAAGTAGAAGACAACGAAA GAAAAACCGTTCCAGTTCAGCAGCCTCCCTACGTAGTCGCTCCAACACAACAGAGGAACACACAACAGGATTCAGAGAAGAGAGCGAGGTGAAATCTACTGTACCCAATGGAGGCATTCCTCTGGTTGTTTCTCTACCCAAAACTCCAGACAAAGCTAAAACTTTACCCTTAAATATGGACATAATG GCATCAGCAGACCCTCCAACCTACAAGCAAGCAACAGGCAAAGTCACACTG GCATCACCAGAAAAGATGGACTCAACTATGTCAGACCTAGAGATCTCACCTTCATCAACAACAGACTTCACCAGCTCATCCATCAATAGCAAAACAACGGACGAGAAGTTATCTAGCGATGCAACTCAAGCAGCTACTAGTCCAAGTAGTCCAGGAGAGGAGGATTCACCGGTTTGTGATTATGTGGTTGACTTAGATCCAGCAG AGAGTGAATTCAGTAGCAGTATGGTgcggtcatcatcatcatcaggggCAGCTGGCCTCATGTTTGAAGAAACTGCCTCACCTCGGAGTCTACAATCCAGCAGAGATGCCAGCGCAGTCAATAGTCAAATGAGTCTTGGAGTGGAGTTGGAACTGCCCGGCACACCGGTCAGCACG GTGTGA
- the LOC140151229 gene encoding sialidase-1-like produces the protein MYKLQIIYCLISCSVISFISATINPVIYEEQVIWVSGQQAEIKEYRTPIVIRTPPGDILAFAAGRKVSGGDASAKMITMRRSTDGGSSFDTTEVIVDDGDATPDGLNLGNIIIDKEKGSIIILYCFCVRDRCNPRRPASVFMTRSFDWGYSWTPPVDLGVKSKDFEGWHWCPGPGYGIQKMHAPKKGRLIACGHSIGFPKLMMICIYSDDHGDTWHKGAHAVGLPYGVDKNAGDFAPSEPQMIELPNGTLLFNVRNEKHFHCKCRMWFTSTDGGHTFPIEQLRMDATLVDPSCQGSLLLHNNITFFSNPASESQRVNMTLRWSFDYGMSVVRVFKCVQQRK, from the exons ATgtacaaattacaaattatttatTGTTTGATTAGTTGTTCAGTTATCAGTTTTATTTCTGCAACTATCAACCCTGTTATCTATGAGGAGCAGGTAATATGGGTATCAGGACAACAGGCAGAAATCAAAGAATACAGAACGCCAATTGTGATTCGCACACCACCGGGTGATATCTTGGCATTCGCGGCAGGTCGCAAGGTTAGTGGCGGGGATGCTTCGGCCAAGATGATCACCATGCGTCGCTCTACAGATGGTGGCTCTAGCTTCGATACAACTGAGGTGATTGTAGACGATGGAGACGCGACTCCTGATGGACTGAATCTTGGCAATATTATCATAGATAAAGAGAAGGGTTCCATtattattttgtactgtttttgTGTCCGTGATCGGTGTAATCCCCGCAGACCTGCATCAGTTTTTATGACAAGAAGTTTTGATTGGGGCTATTCATGGACTCCTCCAGTAGATTTGGGAGTGAAATCCAAGGATTTTGAAGGCTGGCATTGGTGCCCTGGACCAGGGTATGGGATTCAGAAGATGCATGCTCCAAAGAAAGGAAGACTGATTGCATGTGGACACTCTATTGGTTTCCCTAAATTGATGATGATATGCATTTACAGTGATG ATCATGGCGACACATGGCATAAGGGAGCACATGCTGTAGGACTACCTTATGGTGTGGACAAAAATGCAGGGGATTTTGCTCCATCGGAACCTCAG ATGATAGAACTACCAAATGGTACATTACTCTTCAATGTTAGAAATGAAAAGCATTTCCACTGTAAATGTCGGATGTGGTTTACAAGCACAGATGGAGGGCACACATTTCCGATAGAGCAACTACGAATGGATGCAACCCTAGTAGATCCGTCATGCCAAGGAAGCCTTCTTCTCCATAATAACATAACATTCTTTTCTAACCCAGCTAGTGAGTCTCAGAGAGTTAACATGACTCTACGATGGAGTTTTGACTATGGAATGAGCGTGGTCAGGGTTTTTAAATGTGTACAGCAAAGGAAGTGA